The stretch of DNA ATCGATATatcgtccttcttcagcTCCAACATTCTGTACCTGATACGATAACGAAGCATGACATCTGTACCGAAGGATTGAATGTTCATATATTTGGCAAGAGCCACCAAGTATGGCCTCGTTAAGTTGTCCAGGATAGTGTCGTCCGTGTACAACCGGGCTACCTCGATCAGCTGTTTCCGGGAACCGGGTTCCCCAGTCTCTTTGACATGCTTATAGAAATCGTTGAATAGTCTTTTCTGCTCATCGGTGATATTACCAGGCTTAAAATGCGACTTCCGCTCCTTCATAataccaacaacaacttctCTGGTCTTTCTCAAGTTCTCCAGTTTAGACTCTTTATCCTTCTTCGATTCGTAGGTGGAAGGAAGCAGGTTGGGGAACAATTTCAATGCAACAGGCAGTAGCAGTTCAGCAAAGGGGACCAAGATAAACGCAGCAAACGGGACTAATCTAATCACATCGGATGTGGTCCTCTTAAGCTGCAACATTTCTCTACGTGTTAGACTGTGGCCTGCAAGCATCTTGATCAACAATCTAAACGACGTCTTCACCTCAAATCCTAGCAGTTTTGTACCATCCCAGTAATGAGCAGCAACTTTCTTTATTTTGGCCATCAACGGAACTTTGGCAGCAGTGGGTTTGGGATTCGCAATAGGAGTGGCAACGTTGTCAGGTTTACTCCCGGAGACCTTCTTCCTATCGTCggttgtttttgaaggcgGGCTTGTTGAGTTGAATCGATATTGAAACAGCAATGCACTATACTGGCTCTTTGGCGGCAGCGCAGCAAACCGAGTAAGTCTCAAAACGTGCCGGTGTGCTCCTCTGCGAACAAGTGCCTGCCTAGCGATCACAGTGGAAGATATATTACCTAGCATACTAGACTTGTTTAAAGTGTCATATACCTTTTGAAGGAAGCAAACGTAACTCACGAAACAGGCAATTAATGTATCTTCCCGGGTATGAAGTGAAGATATGGAAAGACTCTCTCCATGAGTATCTGGAGGTGATGCTCATGCAGatattgttttctttttcacttcttcGAAAATTTCCGTGAATCATCGAAACTGTGGAATACTCatagaagaaaagatacagagggagagagagggaCGATCGTTATTTAGCGACCCTTTCGTTCGTACTGCCCCCTCCCTCTCTCAAAAGAAGTGATGATTCCAGGAATTGGGATTGGGCCGTGAAAAGGAGTCTAACAGAACAGATTAATACATTTACATTACATAACTTTTCATATTTACTCTTCGAATGAGAGAGGGAAAAACCATAAACTACAAGACCGCGGTACTGTCTGTCCTCACCCAGTCAACTGCTTGTTCCGGTTAGCCTTCAACaatgttttgaaaccgTTACATAGCTGGACCACACTTGGATAGTTGTAGTTTACCAAGTAGAATCCCGTATTTGTCAGTTTCACGTTCCACGTGTACAATGGCTTGTCGGCGttaattttgaaattgatgTAGAACCAGCCCGGGTGATCATAATTCAAACTGAAGTAATACACCGACTTTTTAGGGTTCACCTTGGAATAGTCCTCGATGAATTTTGTAACCTCCTTCGGAGTACCACGCTTGAATTTTTCGTTAGAAATCATTTCGTTGAGCAGTCTTATCTTGTGCTGCAGATACTCCACAATAAGCTGGTCCAGGTCGTGGTACCTTTGGTTGTCCACAACAAGTATTCTACCTAAGGCAAGTGGgttttccttctccaattcCTTAATATCTATATGCTCGAATAAGTCTTTATCCAGCTTCCAGGTAATCGTCAGATGATCGTCACCACGACTAGACTGCCTGATGACGAAATCTCCACGGTCTTTGCTTCTCAGGTAATCTTCCGCCTGTCTGTGGTTGAAGGGGAAATAGTAAGGATGGTTGATGACACGGTGCGTTCTCTTTTCACGGGCCCGCTCATTTgttattttcttctcctcttcagcaTCCTTCAACTCTTGCTTCAAATCCCAAATAGAGGGATCCTTGCTGTACGAAATTGGAACGTATTCATGCTGAACATCGTGATCCAACAAGGAAACCTCTGCTGAGATGTTTGGATAGTCAATGTAGATAACCTTGGCTGGGTACGTTTTACCCAATTCGTACATTTCACTCGCGGACCTCTTGTATTCGGCGCCGGCATGGCGCTGTGCGTTAACTGTGCATTCAACACCAGAATTTGTAACACACTTAATGTCATTGTGCCAAAATCTTTCAATTCGTACAGGAATGATACAGCCTTTAGAGAAggttttttcagtttcacCAGTAAGAGTATGGAATATTTCATCGCCTTGTAATGGATGGAAGTCATTTCTAAGTTCCTCAAAACCGTCCAATAGCTCGAGAACAATGGTGCTCAGATTATTCAGCTTTCTTTGTCCCGTCTTTTGCTCCAATTGCTCGGCATATTGTTCCAAGTTCAATGATTCAAGTTTTGCCCTCTTATCATTGTCGTCCCTCAAATAATCTATGAAGTCACTCATTGTACCTTGATCTTCCTTCTCGGCAATTACGTCAGGGTCGTATTCTAATGCGTCGGCAGCAACTTTTGTAGCCAAATGATAATCCTCAGGATGGATTCTTGTACTGTCCAGCTGATCGTGCTCCAAATCTTCGTACCTTTGCCTTTTCTCATTCCACGATATATACAAGAAACCAGCAGCGTTCATGAATATCGTTTTGTGCAAAATGTTATGAGTGATCAGTTGTTGACGAGCCAACAACGGCTCGTTTAACCTATGCAGAGATTGGACAAAGTCAATGGATTTACGCTTACCAAAGCCTGCTACATACCTCAGGCATCTAGAGTAATAATCGTTGTTCGTGGCTTTGTTTACCTCGACACCAACCAAATTAACAATATCCACAAAAGCGGTCTCGAGAGCTTGGAGCAAAATGTTTGTTGGCAGCAACGTCTGGAAAGGATGGATGCTCAATGAAACTATCTCGTCGTCTGATAAGCTTGCGTATTCAAGTAATGGCGAATGCATGTAGCGCGCTAAGGCAATACAATATTTGACAAGAGGAGGCTTATTGGGGAATTCTTCGGAAGCACGTTTCGAACTTTGATACCGAAGCGCAATCTCATCCTCCACATATATGACTGGAACGGCATGCCCTCTGTTATCGACAATCTCTTTCCTGTGGATAACCTCTTGGATTCTCTTGTAGAATTTTTCGGTCTGAGGATTTGGCCCATTGATACCAATGGCGTTCACCTGACAGCTCTCAATAATTCTATCTAACTCATCATCAAAGGCCTGAGGGTTAGACTTGTCAAAAGGATTTTGAATTATTTTAAAGTCTTTCACGAAATCAGTCTTCCGGTTCACGAAGACACCAATGATTGCATCCAATCCAAATCTACCTTGACCACATGTCAAGGTCAGTACCCTTGGGATCTTAGGATCCTTCATGTTGGGAACAAATGGAGCTTGGTCCAACTTGGTCATCATTTTGTGGCGAACTACCTTAGCAACCAACTTCTGACATGTCTTGGTCAAATCATCTTTAATTTCGCCCGAGATGTCGGAAAATATATGGTTCAAAGCATCCTTGAAAGCTTCTTTACGGAAATTGTTCCATTCAGTAGCCAAACTAGAAGTATCTGTGGTTTCTAGGGCTATTTGGAATAAATGCTCAATATACTGACTTTGAGATGACATATGAAGTCTAACGTTCAGTAAATTCAACGACTCTGCTTCCAG from Huiozyma naganishii CBS 8797 chromosome 1, complete genome encodes:
- the YLH47 gene encoding Ylh47p (similar to Saccharomyces cerevisiae YLH47 (YPR125W); ancestral locus Anc_3.461), with the protein product MLGNISSTVIARQALVRRGAHRHVLRLTRFAALPPKSQYSALLFQYRFNSTSPPSKTTDDRKKVSGSKPDNVATPIANPKPTAAKVPLMAKIKKVAAHYWDGTKLLGFEVKTSFRLLIKMLAGHSLTRREMLQLKRTTSDVIRLVPFAAFILVPFAELLLPVALKLFPNLLPSTYESKKDKESKLENLRKTREVVVGIMKERKSHFKPGNITDEQKRLFNDFYKHVKETGEPGSRKQLIEVARLYTDDTILDNLTRPYLVALAKYMNIQSFGTDVMLRYRIRYRMLELKKDDISIYYEDAEQLDSSELRSACASRGIRIKDTSDAALKENLRIWLQMRLKDKIPSTLLIMATSYNYGAVTSKKSLYDSLTDVLSALPDELYHEVKVNVVKEKDASPKQKLEQFKEQEEIMKEEEEQEESAKVRVKDQLSLDELDKQNERASEAAAKSAQKGKQQ
- the SPT6 gene encoding chromatin-remodeling histone chaperone SPT6 (similar to Saccharomyces cerevisiae SPT6 (YGR116W); ancestral locus Anc_3.460), which translates into the protein MSNETEETPLGNPSSTTLRDEEDEIANDVGGSGAPSDEEEGEDVFDSSEEDENLDDDEEEAQKVKEGFIVDDEDEDAGVSKRRKKHKRRPREREDEEDRLSEDDLDLLMENAGVKRSNTDTASSGKLKRLKRAGAGGDDGAETNDSRRAGGVSGTSQLDSIFADDDIDTNREGRDGYDNEGYDERTDDRSRKGGMLDELDDFIEDDEFSDEDEETRQERKEERRRQERQRLKAPTKISGLSSEKVDEMFDIFGDGKDYDWALQIENEELEQGLVVDDIGKDDKEFDEETGAPRTSKTTQMQDIFDLEDLKKNLLTEDDMNIRKTDIPERYQEIRKDITNYGKLNEVDRELEKNWVSDKISVDKNFETTFDLTEFKESIGNAIKFISQDNLEVPFIYAYRRNYISSRIAGGFVLTEDDLWEIVKLDIEFHSLINKRSYVKKFYEDLDIQDDDVDEYFSNQTSASVAELNTLQDIHNYLEFKYAQEINQVLTNHADRSGKKHLKNSSYEKFKSSPLYQAVTDIGVSAGQVGENISSQHQIHTAVDHPSMAPNQIIESIISENSDDLQIFSRNNALAVDTVKKYYSLELSKNIKIREKVRADFYKYYLVDVVLTKKGKNEIQRGSLYEDIKYAINRTPLHFQKDPDVFLRMLEAESLNLLNVRLHMSSQSQYIEHLFQIALETTDTSSLATEWNNFRKEAFKDALNHIFSDISGEIKDDLTKTCQKLVAKVVRHKMMTKLDQAPFVPNMKDPKIPRVLTLTCGQGRFGLDAIIGVFVNRKTDFVKDFKIIQNPFDKSNPQAFDDELDRIIESCQVNAIGINGPNPQTEKFYKRIQEVIHRKEIVDNRGHAVPVIYVEDEIALRYQSSKRASEEFPNKPPLVKYCIALARYMHSPLLEYASLSDDEIVSLSIHPFQTLLPTNILLQALETAFVDIVNLVGVEVNKATNNDYYSRCLRYVAGFGKRKSIDFVQSLHRLNEPLLARQQLITHNILHKTIFMNAAGFLYISWNEKRQRYEDLEHDQLDSTRIHPEDYHLATKVAADALEYDPDVIAEKEDQGTMSDFIDYLRDDNDKRAKLESLNLEQYAEQLEQKTGQRKLNNLSTIVLELLDGFEELRNDFHPLQGDEIFHTLTGETEKTFSKGCIIPVRIERFWHNDIKCVTNSGVECTVNAQRHAGAEYKRSASEMYELGKTYPAKVIYIDYPNISAEVSLLDHDVQHEYVPISYSKDPSIWDLKQELKDAEEEKKITNERAREKRTHRVINHPYYFPFNHRQAEDYLRSKDRGDFVIRQSSRGDDHLTITWKLDKDLFEHIDIKELEKENPLALGRILVVDNQRYHDLDQLIVEYLQHKIRLLNEMISNEKFKRGTPKEVTKFIEDYSKVNPKKSVYYFSLNYDHPGWFYINFKINADKPLYTWNVKLTNTGFYLVNYNYPSVVQLCNGFKTLLKANRNKQLTG